In a single window of the Flavivirga spongiicola genome:
- a CDS encoding ABC transporter permease has protein sequence MLLVFKEIVHRKFNFLMGLIGMIALVAFVVAFYTMTQATQKETIRLTRDMGFNVRIIPGESDMNQFWVEGYSNLSMSQNVVDKLVSQKSVNYAHLTATLHKRVQWQGKDVVLTGISSKEREPSGAVKSKMIFAIEENKVYLGYEVANQFHIKEGDIITIFEKEFQVSKTLTESGSEDDVRIYFDLKTLQGLIKMEGRVNEVMAINCMCSTKNGDPLSELRAELAKIAPEAKVIMKSSVADAREKQRKMTDKYFSFLFPVVLIICALLLGSVVLTNVKTRTHEIGIMRAIGFSGWHISKQFFLRAFILGFIGALIGFVVGTLLSYQLGPNIFKVAKTFISPNYSLLLWAILIGPLFAAMVSVLPVLWFVNQDAAQLLKEQ, from the coding sequence ATGTTGTTAGTCTTTAAAGAAATAGTACATAGAAAGTTCAATTTTTTAATGGGACTTATAGGCATGATAGCCTTGGTGGCATTTGTGGTAGCATTTTACACGATGACACAGGCGACTCAAAAAGAAACCATTCGGCTAACCAGAGACATGGGGTTTAATGTACGTATCATTCCAGGGGAATCAGATATGAATCAATTTTGGGTTGAAGGCTATTCAAATTTAAGCATGTCCCAAAACGTCGTAGATAAGTTGGTTAGTCAAAAATCAGTGAATTATGCGCATTTAACGGCAACGCTTCATAAACGTGTACAATGGCAAGGAAAAGATGTGGTGCTTACAGGCATTTCTAGCAAAGAACGAGAACCGTCTGGTGCTGTAAAATCTAAAATGATTTTTGCTATAGAGGAAAACAAAGTGTATTTGGGCTATGAAGTAGCCAATCAGTTTCACATAAAAGAGGGCGATATTATTACAATTTTTGAAAAAGAATTTCAAGTTTCAAAAACCTTAACAGAATCCGGTAGTGAAGATGATGTACGCATTTATTTCGATTTAAAAACATTGCAAGGTTTAATTAAAATGGAAGGGCGCGTTAATGAGGTGATGGCTATTAACTGTATGTGCTCAACCAAAAATGGAGATCCTTTGAGTGAATTAAGAGCTGAATTAGCTAAAATAGCGCCCGAAGCTAAAGTCATAATGAAATCTAGCGTCGCCGATGCCAGAGAAAAACAACGAAAAATGACTGATAAGTATTTTTCCTTTTTATTTCCAGTAGTATTGATTATTTGTGCTTTACTGTTAGGATCTGTAGTCTTAACCAATGTTAAAACGCGCACTCACGAAATTGGTATCATGAGAGCTATTGGTTTTTCCGGATGGCATATTAGTAAGCAATTCTTTTTACGAGCCTTTATCTTGGGATTCATAGGAGCATTAATAGGTTTTGTTGTGGGAACCCTGTTATCCTACCAACTAGGACCTAATATATTTAAGGTTGCTAAAACCTTTATTTCACCCAATTATAGCTTATTACTTTGGGCTATTTTAATAGGCCCATTATTTGCAGCCATGGTTTCAGTTTTACCGGTGCTATGGTTTGTAAATCAAGATGCGGCACAATTATTAAAAGAGCAATGA
- a CDS encoding ABC transporter ATP-binding protein, with amino-acid sequence MIEINALHKNFATSKSNVAALNNVDLKINKSEFILIKGESGSGKSTLLFALGGMLHPSSGDVIVNNKNLFSLSEKERRSYRANDIGFVFQSYHLLSYLTVLENILLPNTLADIQLNKSDAIQLATELGIEKRLNHKPSQLSAGEKQRVALARALITKPSLILADEPTGNLDERNTIEVMNYFKKYQQEGGTVVMVTHGSLADDYATRTIKLHQGKLIEE; translated from the coding sequence ATGATAGAAATAAATGCTTTACATAAAAACTTTGCAACTTCTAAAAGTAATGTAGCTGCTTTAAATAATGTTGATTTAAAAATTAATAAATCAGAATTTATACTCATAAAAGGAGAAAGTGGTAGTGGTAAGTCCACATTACTGTTTGCTTTAGGAGGCATGCTGCATCCATCGTCAGGAGACGTTATTGTGAATAATAAAAACCTATTTTCTTTGTCAGAAAAGGAACGAAGAAGCTATAGAGCTAACGACATAGGATTCGTATTTCAATCCTATCACTTATTATCTTACTTAACAGTTTTAGAGAATATTTTGCTTCCGAATACATTGGCTGATATACAATTAAACAAATCAGACGCTATACAATTAGCGACAGAATTAGGCATTGAAAAGCGTTTAAACCATAAACCGTCACAATTAAGTGCTGGTGAAAAACAACGCGTAGCATTAGCAAGAGCATTAATAACAAAACCATCTTTAATTTTGGCCGACGAACCTACAGGCAATTTAGATGAAAGAAATACTATTGAAGTGATGAATTATTTTAAAAAATATCAACAAGAAGGAGGTACCGTAGTTATGGTAACACATGGTAGTTTAGCTGATGATTATGCTACAAGAACAATCAAATTACACCAAGGAAAACTTATAGAAGAATAA